The genome window catactatatttGGCCTGatctgggaatcgaacccaggacctcgtcatccACAATCGAACATGCTAATCACTAGACCCCTCTCTCTCTCCgatcgttccttcattgctgaagatcgtggtcctagcaaacttccctcgaatggattatctgtttccaccggcttGTGGTGGTGGCCATTTTCACTATGTGATAAAACCCACACCTGCTGGATCCCTTGAACTGGtctgaccacctagttggtgagaaACAGAAAGAAAAAcgcttattttttaaagctgtaccacacattaccagtaagaactggttaggttatcccggcgcctctaatacttgagtagtaaagtgaaaagtattagaggcgccgggataacctaaccagttctAACTGGTAATATGTGGTACAGCCAGCTAATCACTCGACCAGCGAGGcagtaaaaaactaaatccataaAAACGTACCCGTTAAGTCAATTTCAACTTCATGTTCATACCCCTGAAGTCTATTTTCTTTTACTTCTTCAGGTAAATAATCATTGTCAACAAAATCTTCTTTCATCACCGAACTACCCCTCAATCTTGCTATAGGGGTGTCGGAATCACAATCATACTCTCCATCAATCTCTTTTTGTTCCCATTTCTTTGCCTTCACATTATTTTTTTGTCTTATCTTTTGGGTTTTCTTCTTATATGATTTTGATTGTGGATTTGTTGAATAATCTGCACAGAAACTAGAATTAACCAACACTATTACAGTACCGACCAAAATTAGAAAATCACAGGTGTCAGATGTCGCAAAAAGAATTAAGAAACTTAAATGGCGTTGGATTGGCCACATGATCAGATCTCCAAAGGATAAATGGACCAAAGAGGTCACCCCAGAGATGGGAAGAATGCGAGAGGACGGCCACAGAGGAGATGGGAGGATGACCTGCCAAAGGGTTGGCGCGGATTGCCGTTAGATAGGGAAAAATTGAGAAGTATAGAGGAGGCCTATATCTaaagaggacaacctgaacTGTAAATTGAACTGGTGttaccaatttttagggttccgtaccacaaaaggaaaaaaggatcactttgttgtctgtctggctgtccgtctgtctgtcaagaaacctacagggtacttcccgttgacctagaatcatgaaatttggcaggtaggtagatcttatagctgacatttgggaaaaaatctgaaaaccgtgaatttagggttagatcacacaaaaaaattaagttgtggtccTGAActaaaattggtattttcaatatttgaagtaagataactatatcaagtggggtatcatatgaaagggctttatctgtggattctacaacagatttttatttatttttatgcatcatagttttactCTGGAGATTCCCTAATAAAAATGACTTTGATTCTTACCTTTTCTAGTCGTCCAATAATGTGAGAACCGTTCATCAGCTCGGACAACTTGCTGGTGGAAACTGGAAGCCCCACGAAGTTGCTTCACACACAAATCACAGACCAAGCGGCTGACATCCATTTCATTCATACAGGAAAGCTGGAAAAAGTACTGtacaagtcatcatcatcatctcaaaccaACACCAACCCATGACCAGCCAGCAGCCACCAGCCAGTCGCCTTCTCATTTccaagattagttttggaaggaagaattgaaAGCAAAAGGGCTCCAAGTcaccaaagacgcaaatggttggacgatataaggcggtggacagggcttagttacccaaagttaaaagaggcggcttgaaatagagaagcttttcgcatgatgacctccaaacttcgtttcaagaaggcacgcgatgatgatgatgattccaaGCTTGGATTAACAGACTTTACATAACACCTTACCTTTaacaacattatggggaactcttagcatgcaggtttcttcacgatattttgcctcgccgttaaagcaagtgatagatATTTCAGTTGTACTTTTTTACTTGAAATGAACTGCAAGTGTAAAACTAATGTGCTAATAAACTAGTTAAAGGTATATTTCATCAAGAGACTAACAGAAACACCAAAACAATCCTGTAATATATTGGCAAACACTTCTTTTCCGCCTGAGTCTGTTATATAAGCCGTTGTTAAGTCCCACGTCCCGGTACCAGATAAACAGCACCGGCATACATCTGGTTGCAAAATCCAGCTCGAAATACTCTCAACatccatggttttaatttaaaaagttcaaTTCAAGGCGATTTGTTCAAAATGTAtaccaaaacaaaacaaattgcaAAATACACCACAGATagagacagtttttttttttattttttttacggccctggagaCAGAGACAGACCACTAAGAAACCGCAGACTACATTTAATATTAGACTATATCACAAAAATCGTTCGTCTGTGGTTTGTGCCGTGGCGGcataagatacctacctaagtacctacctaacgagCGAGATAGGTACGGATTTCTTCATAGTGATTAGTACcaacattataaaaaataaattggttCTTGTCTGTGTTTTGTTCTTGAGTAATTATTGAGTAGGCTCAAAAGGGCAGAACCCAGAACCATAAATCCAGTTAAcaaaaaaatcttgatttttaagCGGGAAAATTGTTTTGCTTTTTGTCAACTTTCCGTTCATATTATAATCATATCACAAATATTtgtttagtattttcatttagaGACATACGAAGTAAAATCCAGTTTTAATAACATTAGAAATGCGTAACGTAGAGATAAAAGCAAAAATCAATGATTACGACGCAATTTGCGAGATTGCTGAGGCGCTGAGTGGTTCGACGCCAACTGTAATCCAACAAGACGACACGTTTTACAAAGTAAATCAAGGCAGATTGAAAATGAGGATTTACGCCGACGACACTGCAACCCTCGTGAGGTACGATCGAGATGATGAAGAAGGTCCGAAGCTGTGTGATTACGATCTGTTGCAATTTTCCATCAATGAAAGCAAGAAGGCAAAGGATTTGGATGGTATCTTGCAAAAGTGTTTGGGAATACGCGGCAGAGTGGTTAAAGAGCGGTAAGAACCATGAGTAGCTAATGTAATAGTTGTATAGAagtaggcgttactttgcggaagtccatgatatacagtGAACCAACGACGTCGACGTTTCCGGTGTGCCTATTTGCCTGtctttccctgggatgcaatctatttatgtaccaaatttcaccaaaattgtttgaacggatgggccgtgaaagactagcagacagacactcacatctaaataatatataaaaggaaaaggtgactgactgactgatctatcaatgcacagcttaaactactggacggatcagtctGAAATTTAGCAAGCATAgctagctattataacgtaggcatctgctaagaaaggatttctgaaaattcaacccctaagggggggggggggggggggttgacATAGGGCTAGGGTGTAGTTCACGTGAACGTAGTCACAGGCataataagctagtttataatataagtatgattTCCTTAAAGTGtaagtaaaaacactatcacaaaaattataaaaacacagTCTAACAGCAGTACTCTGAGTCGCTtaatacttaagtttagttaaaacgaaacagagctatatctctcacataaatctgtctcgtttttacttaatcttaagtaacgattattAGAGACTGAGTATGGCAGTAAGCCTTCATATAGTCTGGATTTGCAGGAGATTGTACATGGTTGGGCAAACCCGTATACACATAGACAAGGTACAAGACCTTGGCAACTTCATGGAACTAGAAGTGGTGCTTCGACCAGAACAGAGCTTGGAAGATGGTCAGGACATAGCAAGGGACCTGCAGACCAAACTTGGTGTAAAGGATGAAGATTTAATACAGTGTGCCTATGTTGATTTGTTGGATGGAAAAGATTAATTATTCTTCAGTCAATTTTGTTGTTTGTCCAAGGTGTTATTATAgaccacagattaatagggatactatAGACTAAGAAATGTGATGTTATTCaaatcttataaaaataaagcaaaCTAATTTGTtatctgttttatttattacacctGTGTAAATACTAGCTctagtagccctattgtgacactgttagagcgagatagctaaatgcatttaagctcttgttagaacgtgacaaaatgattatgttttgtccttatcaccgtggccacgtttttttgtttgccaaaatgtatatttgtacgtgagtatttgacaaacaacgtgaaatgtagaaggaatgacatttcacaagtaagaaaatctgcctgggcgagagggactgagggggccacgctagttgcaaatctggacatatctgtgataTGTATCTtgaattatgtaattttttttatacttattaaatttatatactagcgcttggctgctggtggcaagtgatgatgcagcttgagatggagcgcgcttgcctagaagatgccttttcaCTTTTTagacttgaaatgaaatgaaaaggtcaaacaagaacaaaggggacacttgacggcaacgttagttccgattttcgccacgcgccaagatagccttgtcgcactgtatatccGTCTCGCCTGTGGCTTGTCCGCAAggcaaaatggcaatcgggcaaTGGCTCACCGGCGGGATGATTACGCatcttgcgacaggcgtaaatctcgcgatcattgctgtcaaacgtccggctagagagacaGTAATAGCCACAAtgcaaaataagaagagagacagcaaatgaactatcgcatcgctactgcaacgttttacgttatCGCTCCCGCGCCGGTTAAcgcggggggtgtgcggggcgttccctccccgatcgccatctcgacgtgtcgcgtcTTATACCAAGatccataattaaaaaaaactcaaaaaatgaaaatttttgtatttattaactacctaacTCGCCCTGGCTTCGGGTGGGGAGccttttacagtacgcggcagaaaataatgtacatcggcctttagaatgacgtttcggttttgtagagcgttgtctctgtcgcgcatgcttatatgacgttttatctgtctcaacgacagagaatgCTGTACAAAGACAAATAAAATTCATACTAAACAAAAAcagtacaaataaattaaattacaatatttattatattattttattataaacctaactatagtaaattaataacaaatcgattgacacatttcatcaaaatcggcccagtagtgtagccgctacagtggaacacacataaatacaaacctacatacatacatacatagactacGAAAATCATAACCCTTTTTGGCTTAGCCGTAGTCGGGtaacattcaaaattcaatttgaaaacaTACTTTAAAAAATCGTCGTATTTACACTTCGTAAATGcgagaaaattaataaaaataattaattcaaattatttacacATTAGAGCtacagcacacgagtagatattatagaccagaggggaagcttcagcTTTTAGAGGGAAGGGGGAGTAGatatatatatctactcgtgtggctgaGGGTGAGGAcctttgacttagcttagacttaagacacagttaaaacaagacagagctatatattatctcacataaatccgtgtcgttttaactcaatcttaagtctgagcaaagtcaaagtgcgctctatagattttagcctcAGATCTCGTCATTAAGTACTTTTAGCAGATTCTGACTCTTCTTGAAAGCTTCCTTAATGACGTCCAGGATTCTTGTTTCTGATGGTTTCGCATCCTCTTCACACCTGAAAGttgtcagtacccttattataaatgcgaaagtgtgtttgtttgttggtttgtccttcaatcacgtcgcaacggtgcaacggattgacgtgattttttgcatgggtatagataaagacctggaaagtgacataggctactttttatcccagaaaatcaaagagttcccacgggatttttaaaaccctaattccacgcggacgaagtcgcgggcatcagctagtctatatataaaaggaaaaggtgactgactgatctatctactggacggatcaggctgaaatttggcatgcaatagctattatgacgtagacgtccactaacaaaggatttttgaaaattcaatccctaaaggagtaaaacagCGGTTtgatttgtgtggtccacgcggacgaagtcgcgggaataagctagttttcataACTAAAGTAAGGTCAACTGccaactttatttttagggttccgtacctaaaaatgaaaaacggaacccttataggatcactttgttttctgtgtGACAGTCCAGaaaactatagggtacttcccgttgacctagaatcatgaaatttggcaataaggtaggtaggtcttatataaatcccgcaaattgctattgcgctggaaccatgtctcattaacatcgaaatgacgtcattttgacgtcagccgaaataaaaatataccatcagctcgaaacttcagtctagagcTGTCCGATCTCCTCGTTGAGCCGTTTGTCCTGCTCCCTGTCCGATTTGCCTCTATGATGATGAAACGAGCTGGGTATACGTACGACTGTCTGTTCTGTTGACGGCGCAACTGCTGTTCTCGGGCCTGCTTCTGTAGAAGCTGTTCGATCTCTTCGTTGAGCCGTTTGTCCTGCTCCCTGTCCGATTTGCCTCTATGATGATGAAACGAGCTGGGTATACGTACGACTGTCTGTTCTGTTGAAGGCGCAACTGCTGCTCTCGGGCCTGCTTCTGTAGAAGCTATCCGATCTCCTCGTTGAGCCGTTTGTCCTGCTCCCTGTCCGATTTGGTGATGATGAAACGAGCTGGGTATACGTACGACTGTCTGTTCTGTTGAAGGCGCAACTGCTGTTCTCGGGCCTGCTTCTGTAGAAGCTGTTCGATCTCTTCGTTGAGCCGTTTGTCCTGCTCCCTGTCCGATTTGCCTCTATGATGATGAAACTAGCTGGGTATACGTACGACTGTCTGGTCTGTTGAAGGCGCAACTGCTGCTCTCGGGTCTGCTTCTGTAGAAGCTGTCCGATCTCCTCGTTGAGCCGTTTGTCCTGCTCCCTGTCCGATTTGCCTCTATGATGATGAAACGAGCTGGGTATACGTACGACTGTCTGTTCTGTTGACGGCGCAACTGCTGTTCTCGGGCCTGCTTCTGTAGAAGCTGTTCGATCTCTTCGTTGAGCCGTTTGTCCTGCTCCCTGTCCGATTTGCCTCAATGATGATGAAACGAGCTGGGTATACGTACGACTGTCTGTTCTGTTGAAGGCGCAACTGCTGCTCTCGGGCCTGCTTCTGTAGAAGCTATCCGATCTCCTCGTTGAGCCGTTTGTCCTGCTCCCTGTCCGATTTGGTGATGATGAAACGAGCTGGGTATACGTACGACTGTCTGTTCTGTTGAAGGCGCAACTGCTGTTCTCGGGCCTGCTTCTGTAGAAGCTGTTCGATCTCTTCGTTGAGCCGTTTGTCCTGCTCCCTGTCCGATTTGCCTCTATGATGATGAAACTAGCTGGGTATACGTACGACTGTCTGGTCTGTTGAAGGCGCAACTGCTGCTCTCGGGTCTGCTTCTGTAGAAGCTGTCCGATCTCCTCGTTGAGCCGTTTGTCCTGCTCCCTGTCCGATTTGCCTCTATGATGATGAAACGAGCTGGGTATACGTACGACTGTCTGTTCTGTTGACGGCGCAACTGCTGTTCTCGGGCCTGCTTCTGTAGAAGCTGTTCGATCTCTTCGTTGAGCCGTTTGTCCTGCTCCCTGTCCGATTTGCCTCAATGATGATGAAACGAGCTGGGTATACGTACGACTGTCTGTTCTGTTGAAGGCGCAACTGCTGCTCTCGGGCCTGCTTCTGTAGAAGCTATCCGATCTCCTCGTTGAGCCGTTTGTCCTGCTCCCTGTCCGATTTGGTGATGATGAAACGAGCTGGGTATACGTACGACTGTCTGTTCTGTTGAAGGCGCAACTGCTGTTCTCGGGCCTGCTTCTGTAGAAGCTGTTCGATCTCTTCGTTGAGCCGTTTGTCCTGCTCCCTGTCCGATTTGCCTCAATGATGATGAAACGAGCTGGGTATACGTACGACTGTCTGTTCTGTTGACGGCGCAACTGCTGTTCTCGGGCCTGCTTCTGTAGAAGCTGTTCGATCTCTTCGTTGAGCCGTTTGTCCTGCTCCCTGTCCGATTTGCCTCAATGATGATGAAACGAGCTGGGTATACGTACGACTGTCTGTTCTGTTGAAGGCGCAACTGCTGCTCTCGGGCCTGCTTCTGTAGAAGCTATCCGATCTCCTCGTTGAGCCGTTTGTCCTGCTCCCTGTCCGATTTGGTGATGATGAAACGAGCTGGGTATACGTACGACTGTCTGTTCTGTTGAAGGCGCAACTGCTGTTCTCGGGCCTGCTTCTGTAGAAGCTGTTCGATCTCTTCGTTGAGCCGTTTGTCCTGCTCCCTGTCCGATTTGCCTCTATGATGATGAAACTAGCTGGGTATACGTACGACTGTCTGTTCTGTTGAAGGCGCAACTGCTGCTCTCGGGCCTGCTTCTGTAGAAGCTGTCCGATCTCCTCCTTGAGCCGTTTGTCCTGCTCCCTGTCCGATTTGCCTCAATGATGATGAAACGAGCTGGGTATACGTACGACTGTCTGTTCTGTTGAAGGCGCAACTGCTGCTCTCGGGCCTGCTTCTGTAGAAGCTGTTCGATCTCTTCGTTGAGCCGTTTGTCCTGCTCCCTGTCCGATTTGCCTCTATGATGATGAAACTAGCTGGGTATACGTACGACTGTCTGTTCTGTTGAAGGCGCAACTGCTGCTCTCGGGCCTGCTTCTGTAGAAGCTGTCCGATCTCCTCCTTGAGCCGTTTGTCCTGCTCCCTGTCCGATTTGCCTCAATGATGATGAAACGAGCTGGGTATACGTACGACTGTCTGTTCTGTTGAAGGCGCAACTGCTGCTCTCGGGCCTGCTTCTGTAGAAGCTGTCCGATCTCCTCCTTGAGCCGTTTGTCCTGCTCCCTGTCCGATTTGCCTCAATGATGATGAAACGAGCTGGGTATACGTACGACTGTCTGTTCTGTTGAAGACGCAACTGCTGCTCTCGGGCCTGCTTCTGTAGAAGCTGTCCGATCTCCTCGTTGAGCCGTTTGTCCTGCTCCCTGTCCAATTTGCCTCAATGATGATGAAACGAGCTGGGTATACGTACGACTGTCTGGTCTGTTGACGGCGCAACTGCTGTTCTCGGGCCTGCTTCTGTAGAAGCTGTTCGATCGCCTCGTTGAATCGTTTTTGGCACAACTGCAGCTCTTGGGCCTGCTTCTCTCCAAGCTGTTCGATCTCCTCGTTGAACCGTTTTTGGCACAACTGCAGCTCTTGGGCCTGCTTCTCTCCAAGCTGTTCGAGCTC of Maniola hyperantus chromosome 26, iAphHyp1.2, whole genome shotgun sequence contains these proteins:
- the LOC117994295 gene encoding uncharacterized protein, with protein sequence MRNVEIKAKINDYDAICEIAEALSGSTPTVIQQDDTFYKVNQGRLKMRIYADDTATLVRYDRDDEEGPKLCDYDLLQFSINESKKAKDLDGILQKCLGIRGRVVKERRLYMVGQTRIHIDKVQDLGNFMELEVVLRPEQSLEDGQDIARDLQTKLGVKDEDLIQCAYVDLLDGKD